A single genomic interval of Anopheles darlingi chromosome X, idAnoDarlMG_H_01, whole genome shotgun sequence harbors:
- the LOC125960129 gene encoding uncharacterized protein LOC125960129 isoform X3, whose protein sequence is MEWFWLRYWWQLVERRDLLRARLQQLEQEIEDRQTQQQQQHQTGDDSLERDTVGTGDHHGWPAVEEQKEEQQQANGNGGGGDHYDDDDEYKELGAEHVDLQEELHRCWRHWASMHGDLDITDGLDSDDSSTSGKQVVVAVCAMSKKSQSKPMKEILTRLQEFEYIRMVVIGEEIILHEPVEHWPLCDCLISFHSKGFPLDKAIQYAQLRQPYVINNLHMQFDIQVDRRRVYAILEHEGIEIPRYAVLDRDSPDPKQHELVESEDHVEVNGIVFNKPFVEKPVSAEDHNIYIYYPTSAGGGSQRLFRKIGSRSSVYSPESRVRKTGSFIYEDFMPTDGTDVKVYTVGPDYAHAEARKSPALDGKVERDSDGKEIRYPVILSNAEKLLSRKVCLAFKQTVCGFDLLRANGKSFVCDVNGFSFVKNSNKYYDDCAKILGNMILRELAPQLHIPWSVPFQLDDPPIVPTTFGKMMELRCVTAVIRHGDRTPKQKMKVEVRHQKFFDIFEKYDGYRYGHIKLKRPKQLQEILDIARSLLAEIQTKAADSEIEEKQSKLEQLKSVLEMYGHFSGINRKVQMKYQPKGRPRGSSSDDGKSDCNAPKEPSLVLILKWGGELTPAGRIQAEELGRFFRCMYPGGQSRHPGVNEEGPGAQGLGLLRLHSTFRHDLKIYASDEGRVQMTAAAFAKGLLALEGELTPILVQMVKSANTNGLLDNDCDSSKVQNMAKARLHELMQIDREFTAEDRAAINPGNAISINLAMNFVKNPVQCCARVHSLIRSLLAVVAVKCEDPKTRDSVLYHGETWEMMGRRWGKIEKDFCTKSKSYDISKIPDIYDCIKYDLQHNQHTLQFDQVEELYITAKYLADIVIPQEYGLTVHEKLTIGQGICTPLLKKIRADLQRNIEEAGVNRLNPLYSYGVSSPGRHVRTRLYFTSESHVHSLLTVLRHGLINQLTDEQWRRAMEYVSMVSELNYMAQIVIMLYEDPMKDVEAEDRFHVELHFSPGVNCCVQKNLPPGPGFRPHSRNDSVTSKNASGDEEPTSRIDEENDTEEEGSSLSNSASLHHTPIKLLCRGEQQDTGGSSSAGLVHGSHMKERRTRKVKSSSPIPIGSSHTVSGHEAMDLAKRLSEELAAQQQQQQQQLLLMQQLQHQHQQQQLQEQQHQQSGSLGTTFGVLGKQQQQLQQPRSVSPDTEPRARSFEHPQPVAPHHQHARHAHHHHHHHQQQQQQQHHQHHHHHNHQHHHHHHPLQANQHHHRPCVRAHRTKSAAEHPYHHRSDGRAVSDSSQQQQQQHHHHHYHHQQTDGEAAERPSQPVVSASESGRAEERHASGPENEPTEVEEEQEEAKEETSRPPPTLYLGPPESSYSCDSISEFTPNPEDQELYVSSFSESEEEDEEEEEDEKEEEMERERSRDGEEKDDAISYSRYYSALGHHDEDDDYQPLHRQCWSFGAVDGGRSLARSLSYTFGNRQRSPEAHRPSQSASCRDLMPPPPTKRWECVMGVSTGCCCPSGGTTLVTSHSPSPVFGGAVQPPRNTATGTGSLVLRYPVISAGSRYASDPSLARSAWSSLSSESEEGVREQGAEQGAERGAVFLSLTTPPPDEGTLLYDGSHELNRMFRHSSTTFDVRQDEEKEEKEEEQWCPLSPLSKYPLPENQPCLPFAASALLFTNTLRAVSTTPLTTTTTTTTTATAATNTIFLPIDDVPDGAGGDGGPPWGLATVASSPLPPPPPPSPVVSPAVPVPGNRNITDRCSTNLLFVIPPYTTDGGGSGRPTMTTTTTTTTTMTSTAMTTPTTMTAAESPAVAATAAGASSGVVVDGRTSRRNSGAATGSADCCCGGGGGGGAAVEEDGAAESPASSRGSLSHHLCGHCSSCCCYCCCCCCCYCYGGCGGPFAAPSSSPSTLVGPAARIGVTTATAVAAAAAAGATVTIPAVTVRRQRHSIAGQMSYFKMLGTFSKKMATSTNSLFSTAVISGSSSAPNLRDMVPSTASPSGFGGVPPIRPLETLHNALSLRQLDNFLERMTVGPLFKTPASSPPPKHPPPGGTRSVPVTATPSPTTPISTTTTTTSTSTSTSTTIPADTDVVAMEEEELVLVHGYGQPFAKGERGSNGTTVTQPPSTLIPAHTPAAATGITTGTTAALQSWSDHSGSMTSSVSALSSGGPSSPNLSEVCSRGGCPSSDMSASITSIDGSLAAAAGSGTGNEHEHHQHQQLVGCIFALFGHPSAAGMAGQVPGGVGVLELPEDPQGPNGGGGTAVERRRGSTVGELSADLTPVSVSSDWDNTADATKGSCNTTNNDLTTTEEDDEDATISTDTCLSTGTTSEQLAVAMTVASSSSSSIEPARTASNDRVTADPSDGSKQLATDQCTRRARGSRIQRQISLYEQENRAADEGTGKKEAHREAAVRRLHMSFDELPQRAGHERTLTSGGGGGGGGCGNSSSISSLQQKASSKASCQPPEQPPVTPGALLIRESFIEPPRLTRVTKSFHGKTGHQMEQQQQQQQSLWQWPGAECGPNDGGTTNRFGQSSPFARQQSTGSSSARGGSSGNLHHQQGRFTMSVVQEAVKPIGTSISDSRLPPPADGPSKHGAK, encoded by the exons ATGGAGTGGTTCTGGCTGCGCTACTGGTGGCAGCTAGTGGAGCGCCGGGACCTTCTTCGTGCGcgtctgcagcagctggagcaggagATCGAGGATcgccaaacacaacaacaacaacaacaccagacaGGCGACGACAGCCTCGAGCGTGATACGGTGGGCACCGGTGACCACCACGGGTGGCCAGCGGTGGAGGAACagaaagaggagcagcagcaggcaaacgggaacggtggtggtggtgaccactatgacgacgacgacgagtacaAGGAGCTGGGAGCGGAGCACGTCGACCTGCAGGAGGAGCTGCATCGTTGCTGGAGGCATTGGGCGAGCATGCAT GGTGATCTGGACATAACCGATGGGCTCGATTCGGACGACTCGTCCACCTCCGGcaagcaggtggtggtggccgtctGCGCCATGTCGAAGAAGTCGCAGTCGAAACCGATGAAGGAGATCCTGACGCGCCTCCAGGAGTTCGAGTACAtccggatggtggtgatcggcGAGGAGATCATCCTGCACGAACCGGTGGAGCACTGGCCGCTGTGCGACTGTCTCATCTCCTTCCACTCGAAGGGCTTCCCGCTCGACAAAGCCATCCAGTACGCGCAGCTGCGCCAACCCTACGTCATCAACAATCTGCACATGCAGTTCGACATACAGGTA GATCGTCGCCGGGTGTATGCCATACTCGAGCACGAAGGGATCGAGATACCGCGGTACGCGGTGCTCGATCGGGATTCACCGGATCCGAAGC AGCACGAGCTGGTCGAGTCGGAGGACCACGTTGAGGTGAACGGGATCGTGTTCAACAAACCGTTCGTGGAGAAGCCGGTATCGGCCGAGGACCATAACATCTACATCTACTATCCGACGTCGGCGGGCGGTGGTAGCCAGCGGTTGTTCCGCAAGATCGGCAGCCGGAGCAGCGTCTACTCGCCGGAGTCCCGGGTCCGCAAGACCGGCTCGTTCATCTACGAGGACTTCATGCCGACGGACGGCACGGACGTGAAGGTGTACACGGTCGGACCGGACTATGCGCATGCGGAGGCCCGCAAAAGCCCGGCCCTCGATGGGAAGGTCGAGCGGGACAGCGACGGGAAGGAGATCCGCTACCCGGTCATCCTGAGCAACGCCGAGAAGCTGCTGTCGCGCAAGGTGTGCCTCGCGTTCAAGCAGACGGTCTGCGGGTTCGATCTGCTGCGCGCCAACGGCAAATCGTTCGTGTGTGACGTGAACGGGTTTAGCTTCGTGAAGAACTCGAACAAGTACTACGACGACTGTGCCAAGATACTGGGCAACATGATACTGCGCGAGCTCGCACCCCAGCTCCACATCCCGTGGTCCGTACCGTTCCAGCTGGACGATCCACCGATCGTACCGACGACGTTCGGCAAGATGATGGAGCTGCGGTGCGTGACCGCCGTCATACGGCACGGCGACCGGACGccgaagcagaagatgaaggTCGAGGTGCGGCATCAGAAGTTTTTCGACATTTTCGAAAAGTACGACGGCTACCGGTACGGGCACATCAAGCTGAAACGGCCGAAGCAGCTGCAGGAGATACTGGACATTGCCCGGTCGCTGCTGGCGGAGATACAGACCAAGGCGGCCGATTCGGAAATCGAAGAGAAGCAGAGCAAGCTGGAGCAGCTGAAGAGTGTACTGGAGAT GTACGGCCATTTTTCCGGCATCAATCGAAAGGTGCAGATGAAGTACCAACCGAAGGGTCGACCGCGTGGCTCTAGCTCAGACGATGGTAAAAGTGATTGCA ATGCACCAAAGGAACCCTCGTTGGTGCTGATCCTGAAGTGGGGCGGTGAGCTGACACCGGCCGGGCGCATACAGGCGGAGGAGCTGGGCCGCTTCTTTCGCTGCATGTACCCCGGTGGCCAGAGCCGGCATCCGGGCGTGAACGAGGAGGGCCCGGGTGCGCAAGGGCTGGGGTTGCTGCGTCTGCACTCCACCTTCCGGCATGATCTCAAGATATACGCGTCGGACGAGGGCCGCGTGCagatgacggcggcggcctTCGCCAAGGGGCTGCTGGCGCTCGAGGGCGAGCTGACGCCCATCCTGGTGCAGATGGTGAAGAGTGCCAACACCAACGGGCTGCTGGACAACGATTGTGACTCGAGCAAGGTGCAGAATATGGCGAAGGCGCGCCTCCACGAGCTGATGCAGATCGATCGGGAGTTTACGGCCGAGGATCGGGCCGCCATCAACCCCGGTAacgccatcagcatcaacctGGCGATGAACTTCGTGAAGAACCCGGTGCAGTGCTGTGCCCGCGTTCACTCGCTGATCCGctcgctgctggcggtggtcgcCGTCAAGTGCGAGGACCCGAAGACGCGCGACTCCGTGCTGTACCATGGCGAGACGTGGGAGATGATGGGCCGCCGGTGGGGCAAAATCGAGAAGGATTTCTGCACCAAGAGCAAGAGCTACGACATCTCCAAGATACCGGACATCTACGACTGCATCAAGTACGATCTGCAGCACAACCAGCACACGCTGCAGTTCGATCAGGTGGAGGAGCTGTACATCACGGCCAAGTACCTGGCCGACATTGTCATTCCGCAGGAGTACGGGTTGACGGTGCACGAGAAGCTGACGATCGGGCAGGGCATCTGTACGCCGTTGCTGAAGAAGATACGGGCCGATCTGCAGCGTAATATCGAGGAGGCGGGCGTAAACCGGCTGAATCCGCTGTACAGCTACGGCGTGTCGAGCCCGGGTCGCCACGTACGGACCCGGTTGTACTTCACGAGCGAGAGCCATGTGCACTcgctgctgacggtgctgcGGCACGGGCTGATCAACCAGTTGACCGACGAGCAGTGGCGCCGGGCCATGGAGTACGTATCGATGGTGTCCGAGCTGAACTACATGGCTCAGATCGTCATTATGCTGTACGAGGATCCGATGAAGGACGTGGAGGCCGAGGATCGCTTCCACGTCGAGCTACACTTCAGCCCGGGCGTCAACTGCTGCGTGCAGAAGAACCTACCACCGGGGCCTGGCTTTCGGCCGCATAGCCGTAACGATTCCGTCACCTCCAAGAACGCG AGTGGTGACGAGGAGCCAACGTCCCGCATTGACGAGGAGAACGATacggaggaagaaggaagctcGCTATCCAACAGTGCCTCGCTGCATCACACCCCAATCAAGCTGCTCTGCCGCGGCGAGCAGCAGGACACCGGTGGTTCTTCGAGCGCCGGTCTCGTCCACGGTTCGCACATGAAGGAGCGCCGCACGCGAAAGGTGAAATCCTCCTCACCGATTCCGATCGGCTCGTCCCACACGGTGTCCGGTCACGAAGCAATGGATTTAGCGAAACGTTTGAGTGAAGAGCTGgcggcgcaacagcaacagcaacagcagcagctgctgctcatgcAACAAttacaacaccaacaccaacaacagcaactgcaggagcagcagcaccagcaaagcGGTTCGTTAGGGACGACGTTCGGTGTTTTgggaaagcaacagcagcaattgcagcaaCCGCGTTCCGTTAGCCCAGACACCGAACCGCGGGCTCGCTCTTTCGAGCATCCGCAACCGGTCGCACCGCATCACCAGCATGCGCGTcatgcgcatcatcatcatcaccatcatcagcagcagcagcaacagcaacaccaccaacaccatcatcatcacaaccaccaacaccaccaccaccaccacccgctccAAGcgaatcagcatcatcaccgtccGTGTGTGAGAGCCCATCGCACGAAAT CCGCAGCCGAACATCCTTACCATCACCGTAGTGATGGTCGCGCGGTCTCGGAttcttcgcagcagcagcagcagcagcaccaccaccaccactaccaccaccagcagacag ATGGTGAAGCGGCTGAGCGGCCGTCTCAGCCGGTGGTCTCAGCATCGGAATCGGGAAGGGCCGAGGAACGACACGCTAGCGGCCCGGAAAATGAACCAACAGAAGTAgaagaggaacaggaggaggcgaaggaggaaACGTCCAGGCCTCCACCAACACTGTACCTGGGCCCCCCCGAGTCGTCGTACAGCTGCGACTCGATCAGCGAGTTTACACCGAACCCGGAGGATCAGGAGCTGTACGTTTCCTCTTTCTCCGAgtccgaggaggaggatgaggaggaggaggaggatgagaaggaagaggagatggaaagagagaggagcagggacggggaggagaaggatgatgcTATTAGCTATTCGCGGTACTACAGTGCCCTCGGTCATcatgatgaggatgacgattACCAACCTCTGCATCGCCAGTGTTGGTCCTTTGGGGCAGTGGACGGCGGCCGatcgctcgcacgctcgctgTCGTACACCTTCGGCAACCGGCAAAGGTCACCTGAGGCCCACCGACCGTCGCAATCGGCGTCGTGTCGTGACctgatgccgccgccaccgacaaAAAGATGGGAATGCGTCATGGGCGTCAGCACCGGCTGTTGCTGTCCTTCGGGAGGCACGACGCTCGTTACAAGCCACTCGCCGagcccggtttttggtggtgcgGTACAACCGCCACGtaacaccgccaccggaaccggttcgCTCGTGTTGCGCTATCCGGTGATCAGTGCCGGCAGCCGGTACGCTAGCGAtccgtcgctcgctcgctccgccTGGAGCTCGCTGTCGTCCGAGTCGGAGGAGGGGGTTCGGGAGCAGGGCGCGGAGCAGGGCGCGGAGCGGGGCGCGGTGTTTCTATCGCTCACGACACCGCCCCCGGACGAGGGTACCCTGCTGTACGATGGGAGCCACGAGTTGAACCGGATGTTCCGGCACTCGAGCACGACGTTTGACGTTCGCcaggacgaggagaaggaggagaaggaggaggagcagtggTGTCCCCTTTCTCCCCTATCCAAATATCCTTTGCCCGAGAACCAACCCTGCCTTCCCTTCGCTGCTAGCGCTCTTCTTTTCACTAACACTTTGCGTGCCGTCAGCACTACTCCCcttactactaccactactactactactactgctactgctgctaccaacACGATTTTCCTCCCAATCGATGATGTGCCCGATGGGGccgggggggatggtggtccCCCTTGGGGTCTAGCTACCgttgcatcatcaccactaccaccaccaccaccaccgtcgccggtgGTCTCGCCGGCCGTACCCGTACCTGGTAACCGCAATATCACTGACCGCTGTTCCACCAACTTGTTGTTCGTCATACCTCCGTACACTACAGACGGCGGTGGCTCCGGCaggccaacgatgacgacgacgacgacgacgacgacgacgatgacgtcgacggcgatgacgacgccgacgacgatgaccgcgGCAGAATCACCAGCGgtggcggcaacagcagctggtgccAGTAGTGGTGTCGTCGTAGATGGGCGTACCAGCCGCCGGAACAGTGGAGCCGCAACCGGTAGCGCCGATTGCTGTTGCGGCGGCGGAGGCGGAGGCGGTGCAGCAGTGGAAGAGGATGGAGCCGCCGAATCGCCTGCCTCCAGCCGTGGCTCGCTGTCACACCATCTGTGTGGCCActgttccagctgctgctgctactgctgctgctgctgctgctgttactgctatGGCGGCTGTGGCGGTCCGTTTGCGGcgccctcgtcgtcgccgtcgacccTGGTTGGACCGGCGGCTCGGATCGGCGTGACCAcagcgacggcggtggcggcggctgcggcggcagGAGCGACGGTCACGATACCGGCGGTCACGGTTCGACGCCAGCGGCACAGCATTGCCGGCCAGATGAGCTACTTTAAAATGCTAGGTACGTTCAGCAAGAAGATGgcgaccagcaccaacagtctGTTCAGTACCGCCGTCATCAGTGGCAGCTCGTCGGCGCCCAACCTGCGCGATATGGTCCCGAGCACCGCTTCACCGTCCG GATTTGGCGGGGTGCCACCGATTCGGCCGCTCGAAACGCTCCACAACGCGCTGTCGCTTCGGCAGCTGGACAACTTCCTCGAGCGGATGACGGTGGGGCCGCTGTTCAAGACGCCCGCTTCATCGCCTCCACCGAAGCACCCCCCGCCGGGAGGGACGCGCTCGGTACCGGTGACGGCAACCCCCTCACCAACTAcccccatcagcaccaccaccaccaccaccagcaccagcaccagcaccagcaccacgatccCAGCCGATACCGATGTCGTTGccatggaggaggaagagctaGTGTTAGTGCACGGTTACGGGCAGCCGTTCGCGAAAGGAGAGCGTGGCAGCAATGGTACCACGGTGACCCAACCACCCTCAACACTCATCCCGGCACACACCCctgccgctgctaccggtATCACTACCGGTACGACCGCTGCTCTCCAGA GCTGGAGCGACCATTCGGGCAGCATGACTAGCAGCGTGAGCGCCCTATCCAGCGgtggaccatcatcaccgaacCTCTCGGAGGTGTGCTCGCGGGGTGGCTGCCCAAGCAGTGACATGTCggccagcatcaccagcatcgaTGG CAGccttgctgcagctgcagggaGTGGCACCGGGAACGAGCacgagcatcatcagcatcagcagctggtaGGATGTATATTCGCCCTCTTTGGCCACCCATCGGCCGCCGGGATGGCCGGGCAGGTTCCGggcggtgttggtgtgctggAACTACCGGAGGATCCGCAGGGACccaacggcggtggcggtacaGCGGTGGAGCGGCGGCGTGGTTCGACGGTCGGCGAGCTCAGTGCCGATCTGACACCGGTCAGTGTTAGTTCCGACTGGGACAACACGGCCGATGCGACCAAGGGTTCgtgcaacaccaccaacaatgATCTG ACAACCaccgaggaggacgatgaggatgcgACCATCTCGACTGACACGTGTCTGAGTACGGGAACGACTAGCGAGcagctggcggtggcgatgacggtggctagcagcagcagcagcagcatcgaaccGGCTCGAACAGCAAGCAACGATCGGGTGACCGCCGACCCGTCGGACGGATccaagcagctggccaccgacCAGTGTACACGGCGAGCGCGGGGCAGCCGGATCCAGCGCCAGATTAGCCTGTACGAGCAAGAAAACCGGGCAGCAGACGAGGGCACAGGGAAGAAGGAGGCCCATCGGGAGGCAGCCGTGCGGCGACTGCATATGTCCTTCGATGAGCTACCCCAACGAGCTGGCCACGAGCGGACCTTaacgagtggtggtggtggtggtggtggtggttgtggcaacagcagcagcattagctcGCTCCAGCAGAAGGCATCCTCCAAGGCATCCTGTCAACCACCGGAGCAACCACCGGTAACACCTGGTGCGTTGCTGATCCGCGAAAGCTTCATTGAACCACCGCGCTTGACGCGCGTCACGAAGAGCTTCCACGGCAAGACGGGCCACCAgatggagcagcaacagcagcagcagcagtccttgTGGCAATGGCCCGGCGCTGAGTGTGGGCCCAATGACGGCGGTACCACTAATCGGTTCGGGCAGAGTTCGCCGTTCGCTCGCCAGCAGAGcaccggtagtagtagtgcccGGGGCGGTTCGAGCGGTaaccttcaccaccagcagggtCGCTTCACGATGTCGGTTGTGCAGGAAGCGGTGAAACCGATCGGTACCAGTATCAGTGATAGCCGCCTGCCTCCACCTGCCGATGGGCCATCAAAGCATGGAGCCAAATAG